From the Paraflavitalea soli genome, the window CTGCGGGCGTTTTCAAAAGCTGTACGGTTGCGGACCAATAACCCATGAATAGCGGAAAGAGAGGTGGAAATAGCTACCACCAGGGGAACGGCCACACCAAGTGCATGCGGGCAGGCGGTTACCATTACGGTAACCATTCTTTCAAGGGCAAAGGACAATTCCTTTCCGGCAGCGAGCCAGACGATAAAAGTTATAATTCCGACACTAATGGAAATTATAGTAAGCCATTTGGCGACCTTATTAGCAAGGTTTTGGGTATTGGACTTAGTTCCCTGGGCAGACCGCACCAGGTTAATTACCTTGTTGAGGTAACTATCGTCGCCCGCTCTGGTTACCTGTACCTTTAGTACCCCATCACCGTTAATGGTTCCACCGATCAGTTTCTCTCCTTTTTTCTTTTTTACAGGCAGGCTTTCTCCCGTAAGCATACTTTCATCAACGTGGGAGCTGCCTTCCAGCACGGCTCCGTCTGCTGGTACTTTTTCGCCGGGTTTTATGACAATAATATCATTATTGTGCAACTCTTTTAAGGGAATGTCTGTTGTATGTTCATCCCGTTCCACATGGACAACTGCCGGCAGCAAGGTCACTAATGATTCCAGCGATTTCGAGGCAGCCATTTGGGATTTCATTTCCAGCCAGTGTCCCAATAACATAATATCTATCAATGTGGCCAGTTCCCAAAAGAAGTCCATGCCGGAAAGTCCAAAAACAATCGCTATACTGTACAAATAGGCCGTAGTAATTGCCACTGCCACAAGCGTCATCATGCCAGGGTTTCCCCACCTGAGTTCCCTGATCATTCCTGCCAGGAAAGGCCAACCTCCATAAAAAAAGATTACACTGCTCAGCGCCGCCAATACATATTTATCTCCGGTGAATGTAAAGTAAAAACCCAGCCACTGCTGAGCCATATGCGATAGTAGTAAAACCGGAATGGTAAGTCCCAGGCATAACCAGAACCGTTTCAGGAAGTCTTCAGTATGGTGACCTGTATGTTCATTATCTGTTGAGTGTTCATCATGCACTGCGTAGCCAGTATGCGTTGCTGTGGCATCCCGCTGCATGGGGGATTTGTGCATTCCTGCATGATGATCGTCTGGGTGGCTGTTACCGTTTGCAGAATGATCGCCATGATGTTCGCGCTTCATCGATCGGGTTTTATTTGATGAAATCTTTACTTCCCCACAGGAATCATCTTTCTCCAGGGTAAGAATTCATGATCTTTTTGCCTGGACTGATCCGGAATGCAATGTATGACTTTATTTTTCTGAATAGTTATACTTCCCGTAGTTGGCCATATCGGT encodes:
- a CDS encoding heavy metal translocating P-type ATPase, translated to MKREHHGDHSANGNSHPDDHHAGMHKSPMQRDATATHTGYAVHDEHSTDNEHTGHHTEDFLKRFWLCLGLTIPVLLLSHMAQQWLGFYFTFTGDKYVLAALSSVIFFYGGWPFLAGMIRELRWGNPGMMTLVAVAITTAYLYSIAIVFGLSGMDFFWELATLIDIMLLGHWLEMKSQMAASKSLESLVTLLPAVVHVERDEHTTDIPLKELHNNDIIVIKPGEKVPADGAVLEGSSHVDESMLTGESLPVKKKKGEKLIGGTINGDGVLKVQVTRAGDDSYLNKVINLVRSAQGTKSNTQNLANKVAKWLTIISISVGIITFIVWLAAGKELSFALERMVTVMVTACPHALGVAVPLVVAISTSLSAIHGLLVRNRTAFENARRLTTIIFDKTGTLTKGIHEVQQVISLNNQFTPDQVLQYAAAIQQNSEHHIAHGIMRKLKGKNLELWKSTDFEYMQGMGVAGTVNSKKVVAAGPNYFRQYNLEVPVIPDAVNQSTDTVNFVLINNEPAGIITLADSIRETAAEAITGLRNMNIKSFLLTGDNEKVASSVARQLQMDGYLANVLPHEKQSKVKEFQDKGEVVAMTGDGINDAPALAQADVGIAVGSGTDVAAETADIILVNSDPKDVVKMIAFGRATYRKMVQNLVWAVGYNVVGIPLAAGILYPAFMLSPAMGAVLMSASTIIVAINAKLLKVK